A window from Cellulomonas sp. C5510 encodes these proteins:
- a CDS encoding ABC transporter ATP-binding protein: MIEAVGVHHAWGRDPVLRGVDLTVAPGEVVALVGPNGSGKTTLLRTLYRAVTPDAGTVRVGGDDLRRLRRAEIARRLAVVVQEDPGDLPQTAAQTVLLGRHPARTPRTPRTAGAGRGGHDDHAAALAALHRVGAAHLARRPVTELSGGERQRVLIARALAQGAPRLLLDEPTNHLDVHYQHEVLHLVRDLGLTTVVVLHDLNLAARYADRLVLLDAGRVVAQGAPADVLSSDALTAVLRVDAAPVRAGDGRPQLLFRRAGA, encoded by the coding sequence GTGATCGAGGCCGTCGGCGTGCACCACGCGTGGGGGCGCGATCCCGTGCTGCGGGGTGTCGACCTGACCGTGGCCCCCGGCGAGGTCGTGGCGCTCGTCGGCCCGAACGGGAGCGGCAAGACCACGCTGCTGCGCACCCTGTACCGCGCGGTCACGCCCGACGCCGGGACGGTGCGCGTGGGCGGCGACGACCTGCGCCGGCTGCGCCGGGCCGAGATCGCACGGCGGCTCGCGGTCGTCGTGCAGGAGGACCCCGGCGACCTGCCGCAGACCGCCGCGCAGACGGTGCTGCTCGGCCGGCACCCGGCCCGCACGCCCCGCACGCCCCGCACGGCCGGCGCCGGACGGGGCGGGCACGACGACCACGCCGCAGCCCTCGCGGCCCTGCACCGCGTCGGTGCGGCCCACCTCGCGCGGCGGCCCGTGACGGAGCTGTCCGGCGGTGAGCGCCAGCGGGTGCTCATCGCCCGCGCGCTGGCCCAGGGGGCACCGCGCCTGCTGCTCGACGAGCCGACGAACCACCTCGACGTGCACTACCAGCACGAGGTGCTGCACCTGGTGCGCGACCTGGGGCTGACCACCGTCGTGGTGCTGCACGACCTCAACCTCGCCGCGCGGTACGCCGACCGGCTCGTGCTCCTGGACGCCGGCCGGGTGGTGGCGCAGGGCGCACCGGCGGACGTCCTGTCCTCGGACGCGCTCACGGCGGTGCTGCGCGTCGACGCGGCGCCGGTGCGCGCCGGCGACGGGCGGCCGCAGCTGCTGTTCCGCCGCGCCGGCGCCTGA
- a CDS encoding ABC transporter substrate-binding protein, which produces MHVRLPAAAVPGSLAAALALAGCAAAPGPAAAPPSAPGFPVTVENCGETVTFDGPPERVVLLETAPVTILDGLGVLDRVVARAGSFADGYYSPDLAARIAQIPALSDDLDTTGHVVLSQEVVIAQQPDLVLGLPDGTTRAGLADAGARVLEQPTFCAGGVRPTTFATLDAQIREYGAVFDRADEADDLVAALEQRVAAVEAEVAGAPGRTAAVLYPTPGGGPLYAYGAASMATPQMEAAGFTNVFAAVPDRVVEVSVEELVDRDPDVLVLLGQGDLDGLEDEVARLPGAEGLRALREGAVLTQLFNFTEPPSPLVVDGLERIAEAFAP; this is translated from the coding sequence ATGCACGTCCGCCTGCCCGCCGCAGCCGTTCCCGGCAGCCTCGCAGCCGCGCTCGCCCTGGCCGGGTGCGCGGCCGCGCCGGGCCCCGCGGCGGCTCCCCCGTCGGCCCCCGGGTTCCCCGTCACGGTCGAGAACTGCGGCGAGACCGTCACCTTCGACGGTCCGCCGGAGCGGGTCGTGCTGCTCGAGACGGCACCCGTGACGATCCTCGACGGGCTCGGGGTCCTGGACCGTGTGGTCGCCCGGGCGGGCAGCTTCGCCGACGGCTACTACTCCCCCGACCTGGCGGCCAGGATCGCGCAGATCCCGGCGCTGTCCGACGACCTCGACACCACCGGGCACGTGGTGCTGTCCCAGGAGGTGGTGATCGCCCAGCAGCCCGACCTGGTGCTCGGCCTGCCGGACGGCACCACCCGCGCGGGTCTCGCCGACGCGGGCGCCCGGGTGCTGGAGCAGCCGACGTTCTGCGCGGGCGGCGTCCGGCCCACGACGTTCGCGACGCTCGACGCGCAGATCCGCGAGTACGGCGCCGTGTTCGACCGCGCGGACGAGGCGGACGACCTGGTCGCCGCTCTCGAGCAGCGCGTGGCCGCCGTCGAGGCGGAGGTGGCGGGGGCCCCGGGGCGGACCGCCGCCGTGCTCTACCCGACGCCGGGCGGAGGGCCGCTGTACGCCTACGGCGCCGCGTCGATGGCCACCCCCCAGATGGAGGCCGCGGGGTTCACGAACGTGTTCGCCGCCGTCCCCGACCGCGTGGTGGAGGTCAGCGTGGAGGAGCTCGTCGACCGGGACCCCGACGTGCTCGTGCTGCTCGGCCAGGGTGACCTGGACGGGCTCGAGGACGAGGTCGCCCGGCTGCCCGGCGCCGAGGGGCTGCGCGCGCTGCGCGAGGGCGCGGTGCTCACCCAGCTGTTCAACTTCACCGAGCCGCCCTCCCCGCTCGTGGTGGACGGGCTCGAGCGGATCGCCGAGGCGTTCGCACCGTGA
- a CDS encoding iron ABC transporter permease, whose protein sequence is MRTPRAAATEHEPAGQGPAPHEPATPEPATPEAAAHEPATHAPTTPEPTTPGPTPQGVTGDDPLGERAHRRRAAAWTGALAVALGVTLVVACCTGPVAVEPATVLGVLRAHLTGGGTGAWSASDATIVWDVRLPRVVLGAAAGAGLAVAGAALQAVVRNLLADPYVLGLSGGASTGAAATILFGLGAGLGAAALPVAAFAGAFAASVLVVAVARAGGRVTTLRLLLAGVAVGYALSAATSVLIFLSDSAEGSRSVMFWQLGSLSLARRDGLLALAVLVVVGAVVLLVAWGRRLDLMAAGDATALALGLEPGRVRLQVLAVASLTTGVVVAASGAIGFVGLVVPHLARRLVGAVHRRMLPVAALAGAVLLVWADVLARTVLAPREMPIGVITAVVGAPFLLVLVRRLHAPAA, encoded by the coding sequence ATGCGCACGCCCCGCGCCGCCGCGACCGAGCACGAGCCGGCCGGGCAGGGGCCCGCACCGCACGAGCCCGCCACGCCCGAGCCCGCCACGCCCGAGGCCGCCGCGCACGAGCCCGCCACGCACGCGCCGACCACCCCCGAGCCGACCACTCCTGGGCCGACCCCGCAGGGCGTGACGGGCGACGACCCCCTCGGCGAGCGCGCGCACCGCCGTCGCGCCGCGGCGTGGACCGGCGCGCTGGCCGTCGCGCTCGGGGTGACGCTGGTGGTGGCGTGCTGCACGGGCCCGGTCGCGGTCGAGCCGGCGACGGTGCTCGGCGTGCTCCGGGCGCACCTGACCGGCGGCGGCACGGGTGCCTGGTCCGCGTCCGACGCCACCATCGTGTGGGACGTCCGGCTGCCCCGGGTGGTGCTCGGGGCGGCGGCGGGTGCCGGGCTCGCGGTCGCGGGGGCGGCCCTGCAGGCCGTGGTGCGGAACCTGCTCGCGGACCCGTACGTGCTCGGCCTGTCGGGCGGGGCGTCGACGGGCGCCGCGGCGACCATCCTGTTCGGGCTCGGCGCGGGTCTGGGCGCCGCGGCGCTCCCGGTCGCCGCCTTCGCGGGGGCCTTCGCCGCCTCGGTGCTGGTGGTCGCCGTCGCCCGCGCCGGTGGCCGGGTCACCACGCTGCGCCTGCTGCTGGCCGGGGTCGCCGTCGGCTACGCCCTGTCGGCCGCGACCAGCGTGCTGATCTTCCTGTCCGACTCGGCGGAGGGGTCGCGCTCGGTGATGTTCTGGCAGCTCGGGTCCCTGTCCCTCGCGCGGCGGGACGGGCTGCTGGCGCTGGCGGTGCTCGTCGTGGTGGGCGCGGTGGTGCTGCTCGTCGCCTGGGGCCGCCGGCTCGACCTCATGGCCGCGGGCGACGCGACCGCGCTGGCGCTCGGGCTGGAGCCCGGGCGCGTCCGCCTGCAGGTGCTCGCGGTGGCGTCGCTGACCACCGGCGTGGTGGTGGCCGCCTCCGGGGCGATCGGGTTCGTCGGCCTCGTCGTCCCGCACCTGGCGCGCCGGCTCGTCGGCGCGGTGCACCGGCGCATGCTGCCGGTCGCCGCACTGGCGGGCGCCGTCCTGCTCGTCTGGGCGGACGTCCTCGCCCGTACCGTCCTCGCCCCGCGGGAGATGCCGATCGGCGTCATCACGGCCGTCGTGGGCGCCCCGTTCCTGCTCGTCCTGGTGCGGCGCCTGCACGCGCCCGCCGCCTGA
- a CDS encoding Fur family transcriptional regulator, giving the protein MTSAAPVPHAALHAAGAEASVSRALDRLRADGERLTAPRRAVLHVLAAHHEHLAADAVADELAAAGVHRTTVYRTLDLLVRAGVVTTRPLPAGATGYHLDVAPDGHGHLHAHCRSCGEVVAIPADALDAAVDAVVRATGFRLAPRVTDLAGVCAGCAPGD; this is encoded by the coding sequence GTGACCTCCGCCGCACCCGTCCCGCACGCCGCCCTGCACGCCGCCGGCGCGGAGGCGTCGGTGTCCCGGGCGCTCGACCGGCTCCGCGCGGACGGCGAGCGCCTCACCGCCCCGCGCCGCGCCGTGCTCCACGTCCTCGCCGCGCACCACGAGCACCTGGCGGCGGACGCGGTGGCGGACGAGCTCGCCGCCGCCGGCGTCCACCGCACCACGGTGTACCGCACGCTCGACCTCCTCGTGCGGGCCGGCGTGGTCACGACCCGCCCCCTCCCGGCCGGCGCGACCGGCTACCACCTCGACGTCGCTCCCGACGGCCACGGCCACCTGCACGCGCACTGCCGGTCCTGCGGCGAGGTCGTCGCGATCCCGGCGGACGCCCTCGACGCGGCCGTCGACGCCGTCGTGCGCGCCACCGGCTTCCGCCTCGCGCCCCGCGTCACCGACCTCGCGGGCGTGTGCGCGGGCTGCGCCCCCGGGGACTGA
- a CDS encoding helix-turn-helix transcriptional regulator — protein sequence MENAPAIDGAALRAARVRAGLTQHELAREVGVAGGERVSMWERGEARPRSPRLLHAVARALGVPVTTLLRAPEGGPSLRWLRLVAGLSVDEVAQAAHLSAATLKRWESQGCRRLPSRTTLDSVASALGVGADEVRSALRLR from the coding sequence ATGGAGAACGCACCCGCGATTGACGGCGCGGCGCTTCGCGCCGCACGTGTCCGCGCAGGCCTCACGCAGCACGAGCTGGCACGCGAGGTCGGGGTCGCGGGCGGGGAACGTGTCTCGATGTGGGAGCGCGGCGAGGCCCGGCCGCGAAGTCCGCGCCTGCTGCACGCGGTGGCGCGTGCTCTCGGAGTGCCGGTGACCACTCTGCTTCGCGCGCCCGAAGGGGGGCCGAGCTTGCGATGGCTCCGACTCGTGGCGGGCCTGAGCGTCGACGAGGTCGCTCAAGCGGCGCACCTCTCCGCCGCCACGCTCAAGCGCTGGGAGAGCCAGGGTTGTCGTCGGCTGCCGTCGAGGACCACACTCGATTCCGTGGCCTCAGCGCTGGGCGTGGGGGCGGACGAAGTCAGGAGCGCCCTTCGTCTGCGGTAG
- a CDS encoding AlpA family transcriptional regulator — translation MAEVSAAYKIPVATLRYWRARGEGPRSFRLGRRVFYRKQDCDAWVDAAYVRQSVGGVA, via the coding sequence ATGGCTGAGGTCTCGGCCGCCTACAAGATCCCCGTTGCGACCCTGCGCTACTGGCGCGCACGCGGGGAAGGTCCGCGGTCGTTCCGGCTCGGCCGACGCGTGTTCTACCGCAAGCAGGACTGTGATGCGTGGGTCGACGCGGCCTACGTCCGCCAGTCGGTCGGCGGGGTCGCGTAA
- a CDS encoding PKD domain-containing protein, with protein sequence MRWLTGRLLAVSAVAGLLVGLGTPTAFAEGVTCVSYNLFGVCTLWAETPADPGDSSGSGSGSGGGSNGIPIMEIDGQSCLPVGLADPQPPKTEAVWEGRTDGAIYLCEVPPGLGGMFVVGYLIQYWSLTAPSAPPDPEMLAQQAVTSMQLQAVRVGIVPEARAESVGLVGMPNWMWVSAPDAQTFGPVTRTASVDGWTVSATAKVSSVSWDMGDRHVVTCAGPGTPYDATYGISPSPDCGHTYSRQGSYTVRATSHWVVTWSGIGQAGTITLDLTQATDVTIGEAQVLTQ encoded by the coding sequence GTGCGGTGGCTGACGGGCCGTCTGCTGGCGGTCAGCGCCGTTGCGGGGCTGCTCGTCGGCTTGGGCACGCCGACGGCGTTCGCCGAGGGTGTGACCTGTGTGTCCTACAACCTGTTCGGAGTCTGCACCCTGTGGGCCGAGACTCCCGCCGACCCCGGTGATAGCAGCGGCTCGGGATCAGGTTCCGGTGGCGGTTCGAACGGCATCCCGATCATGGAGATCGACGGGCAGTCCTGTCTGCCGGTTGGCCTCGCCGACCCGCAGCCGCCCAAGACCGAGGCGGTCTGGGAGGGTCGCACCGACGGGGCGATTTACCTCTGCGAGGTCCCGCCAGGGCTCGGCGGGATGTTCGTCGTCGGCTACCTCATCCAGTACTGGTCGCTGACCGCGCCGTCGGCTCCGCCCGACCCCGAGATGCTCGCCCAGCAGGCAGTCACGTCCATGCAGCTCCAGGCTGTGCGGGTCGGGATCGTGCCCGAAGCGCGGGCTGAGTCGGTCGGACTGGTCGGGATGCCGAACTGGATGTGGGTGTCGGCCCCGGATGCGCAGACCTTCGGACCGGTCACACGCACCGCCTCTGTAGACGGCTGGACTGTGTCCGCGACGGCAAAGGTCTCCTCAGTCTCCTGGGACATGGGCGACAGGCACGTCGTGACGTGCGCGGGTCCGGGGACCCCGTACGACGCGACCTACGGAATATCGCCGTCACCCGACTGCGGCCACACCTACTCCCGGCAGGGCAGCTACACGGTTCGGGCAACGTCGCATTGGGTCGTCACCTGGTCGGGCATCGGCCAAGCCGGGACGATCACGCTGGACCTGACCCAAGCGACGGACGTGACGATCGGCGAGGCACAGGTGCTCACTCAATGA
- a CDS encoding SAF domain-containing protein, translated as MNSAPSPVAVPTPPRARRRWGLFAAMVLVVALGALGNAWLLASTTTAQEVVAARSTIERGSLITREDLMTVRVELDPSLQTVPGSDLADMVGQRAALDVAAGSLITAESVTETTIPPDGYSLVGIGVAQARMPGVTLVAGDQIRVVATPQLVSTTDSDATPVSVGAVVVGTQGSDATGAGAQTIVTVQVPNADATSLAALAATGDVAVVLDSRER; from the coding sequence GTGAACAGCGCGCCGTCGCCGGTGGCCGTGCCCACCCCGCCTCGCGCTCGCCGGCGCTGGGGCCTGTTCGCCGCGATGGTGCTCGTCGTCGCCCTCGGCGCGCTGGGCAACGCCTGGTTGCTGGCGTCGACGACGACTGCGCAGGAGGTCGTCGCGGCGCGGTCGACGATCGAGCGCGGCTCGTTGATCACGCGGGAAGACCTTATGACGGTCCGGGTCGAGCTCGACCCTTCCCTGCAGACCGTCCCCGGCAGCGACCTGGCCGACATGGTCGGCCAACGGGCCGCCCTCGATGTGGCAGCCGGCTCGCTGATCACGGCGGAGTCGGTCACCGAGACGACGATCCCCCCGGACGGGTACTCGCTGGTGGGCATCGGCGTCGCGCAGGCGCGGATGCCCGGCGTCACCCTCGTCGCGGGCGATCAGATTCGAGTGGTGGCCACGCCGCAGCTCGTGAGCACGACCGACAGCGACGCGACGCCCGTCTCGGTGGGTGCCGTCGTCGTGGGGACACAGGGTTCCGACGCGACTGGCGCAGGCGCCCAGACGATCGTGACCGTCCAAGTGCCGAACGCGGACGCGACGTCGCTGGCCGCACTGGCTGCCACGGGAGACGTCGCCGTCGTCCTGGACTCCCGGGAGCGGTGA
- a CDS encoding CpaF family protein, whose amino-acid sequence MTSQPSAEPLPPTDPAALPLFADRPVRAGRVRGDFSLRPAVVGPAALDEARRHRTALHPPPATSRASSDETPIDWELVRAFRTVVAGRLTAALGGDWRQDAKTADPATSHRAVDVDREEQERYGWAVIHDVLKEHTADVVKAGTGDAWTSAEQARMAQAIFDAVFRLGRLQPLIDDDRAENIFILGHDRVLLQLVDGSRIQVDPVADSNEELVDFLRFLANRSESNPRPFSESTPRLHLKLDGGARLAATAWVTSSPTVVVRRHRHRVDTLAAWVDRGCMTPACADFLAAAVRGKWSVVVAGPMSAGKTTLMRALCSEIPRQEVLGTFETEYELFLRETGHHDVVVDWEARPGMGEIGADGRAAGAFDLDEALNDSFRFALDRQIVGEIRGREVWTMIKAMESGTGSLSTTHAAGAEAAIRKLVTCAMEAGGHVTRDLALEKLAGCLDVIVQLNRRVVAMPDGSQQLRRWVSEVVVVEPGEREMGYALTHLFGPSTAGPARATGLMSERCKDLTVDGFDLDQYQAEADGRGWRA is encoded by the coding sequence ATGACCAGCCAGCCGAGTGCGGAGCCTCTGCCGCCGACAGACCCGGCAGCGCTGCCACTCTTCGCGGACCGACCGGTCCGGGCCGGTCGTGTCCGCGGCGACTTCTCGCTGCGTCCTGCGGTCGTGGGGCCTGCCGCGCTCGACGAGGCGCGTCGCCACCGGACGGCGCTGCACCCACCGCCCGCGACCTCGCGGGCAAGTAGTGACGAGACGCCGATCGACTGGGAGCTCGTGCGCGCCTTCCGCACCGTAGTCGCCGGCCGTCTGACCGCAGCACTCGGCGGAGACTGGCGACAGGACGCGAAGACCGCCGACCCGGCCACATCCCACCGAGCGGTCGACGTGGACCGAGAAGAGCAGGAGCGGTACGGCTGGGCCGTCATCCACGACGTGCTCAAGGAGCACACAGCCGACGTCGTCAAGGCTGGCACGGGCGACGCGTGGACTAGCGCCGAACAGGCCCGGATGGCGCAGGCGATCTTCGACGCGGTCTTCCGGCTGGGGCGTCTCCAGCCGCTGATCGACGACGACCGGGCCGAGAACATCTTCATCCTCGGCCACGACCGGGTGCTGCTCCAGCTCGTTGACGGCTCGCGCATCCAGGTCGACCCGGTGGCCGACAGCAACGAGGAGCTGGTCGACTTCCTGCGCTTCCTGGCCAACCGGTCCGAGTCGAACCCTCGCCCGTTCTCCGAGAGCACCCCGCGGCTGCACCTGAAGCTCGACGGCGGCGCCAGGCTGGCTGCGACGGCGTGGGTGACCAGCAGCCCGACCGTCGTCGTCCGCCGCCACAGGCACAGGGTCGACACCCTGGCCGCCTGGGTCGACCGCGGCTGCATGACCCCCGCCTGCGCAGACTTCCTTGCCGCGGCGGTCCGCGGCAAGTGGAGCGTCGTCGTGGCAGGCCCGATGTCGGCGGGCAAGACCACGCTCATGCGCGCGTTGTGCTCGGAGATACCGAGGCAGGAGGTCTTGGGCACCTTCGAGACCGAGTACGAGCTGTTCCTGCGCGAGACCGGGCACCACGACGTCGTCGTCGACTGGGAGGCCCGGCCGGGCATGGGAGAGATCGGCGCCGACGGCCGCGCGGCGGGTGCGTTCGACCTGGACGAGGCGCTCAACGACAGCTTCCGTTTCGCCCTGGACCGGCAGATCGTCGGGGAGATCCGCGGTCGCGAGGTCTGGACGATGATCAAGGCGATGGAGAGCGGCACCGGCTCGCTCTCGACTACGCACGCCGCCGGCGCCGAGGCTGCGATCCGCAAGCTGGTCACCTGCGCGATGGAGGCCGGCGGGCATGTCACGCGGGACCTGGCCCTGGAGAAGCTCGCCGGTTGCCTCGACGTCATCGTCCAGCTCAACCGGCGGGTCGTGGCGATGCCGGACGGGTCTCAGCAGCTGCGCCGCTGGGTCAGCGAGGTCGTCGTGGTCGAGCCCGGTGAGCGGGAGATGGGCTATGCCCTGACGCACCTGTTCGGCCCGTCCACAGCCGGCCCTGCGCGGGCGACCGGGCTGATGAGCGAGCGGTGCAAGGACCTGACGGTCGACGGTTTCGATCTCGACCAGTACCAGGCAGAGGCGGACGGGCGGGGGTGGCGAGCGTGA
- a CDS encoding type II secretion system F family protein yields MNPAVWSAVFGTLVVAGLIGAVLALRPRPVREPVARRPSALARRVRATSSRTRLVLVVSIGGGLLLALLTGWVAAVLILPAAALGLPYLLAAPPTAATVRRLEAMEEWTRNLAGVLSSGVGLEQAVTATLRSTPDAIKPEVTALVARLRARWDTEQALRAFADDLDDVTGDLIVANLILAAQRRNRSLANALQGVAESVSEDVTSRRKVEAGRAKPRGSARLVTMFSAGVLVWLAFTGDYIAPYGTPLGQVLLVGLLTAYAAGLLWMRKMTEGKPLPRFLGPVAKAGAR; encoded by the coding sequence GTGAACCCCGCGGTGTGGTCGGCCGTGTTCGGGACGCTCGTCGTCGCCGGGCTGATCGGGGCCGTGCTCGCACTGCGTCCCCGACCGGTGCGTGAGCCGGTCGCCCGTCGCCCGTCGGCGCTGGCCCGCCGCGTGAGGGCCACGTCCAGCCGAACCCGCCTCGTGCTCGTCGTCTCGATCGGCGGCGGGCTGCTGCTCGCTCTGCTGACCGGGTGGGTCGCCGCGGTGCTGATCCTGCCCGCCGCGGCCCTGGGCCTGCCGTACCTGCTGGCCGCTCCGCCCACGGCGGCCACCGTCCGCCGGCTCGAGGCGATGGAGGAGTGGACCCGCAACCTGGCGGGCGTGCTGAGCTCGGGAGTGGGCCTCGAGCAGGCCGTGACCGCGACGCTGCGCTCGACGCCGGACGCGATCAAACCCGAGGTCACAGCGCTGGTCGCCCGGCTGCGGGCCCGGTGGGACACCGAGCAGGCGCTGCGAGCCTTCGCCGACGATCTCGATGACGTCACTGGCGACCTGATCGTGGCGAACCTGATCCTGGCCGCGCAGCGCCGGAACCGGAGCCTGGCCAACGCGCTGCAGGGCGTCGCGGAGTCGGTGAGCGAGGACGTGACCTCCCGGCGCAAGGTGGAGGCCGGGCGCGCGAAGCCGCGCGGGAGCGCCCGCCTCGTCACGATGTTCTCCGCCGGCGTCCTCGTCTGGCTGGCGTTCACCGGCGACTACATCGCGCCCTACGGAACCCCCCTGGGCCAGGTGCTGCTCGTCGGGCTGCTCACCGCCTACGCCGCCGGGCTGCTGTGGATGCGAAAGATGACCGAGGGCAAGCCGCTGCCCAGGTTCCTCGGCCCGGTCGCGAAGGCAGGCGCCCGATGA
- a CDS encoding TadE/TadG family type IV pilus assembly protein — MQIVVLMPALFLLMFTGMQAALIYHARTVAIAAAQEGARAAAAQYSSAEAGDLAAEQFIASAGGEDVLRVVTVTATRDATTASVIVTGTTMSVVPGWTPQIVQSASAPVERVTG, encoded by the coding sequence GTGCAGATCGTCGTGCTGATGCCGGCGCTGTTCCTGCTCATGTTCACCGGCATGCAGGCCGCGCTGATCTACCACGCCCGCACGGTGGCGATCGCCGCTGCACAGGAGGGTGCCCGCGCCGCAGCGGCGCAGTACTCGTCGGCCGAGGCCGGTGATCTCGCTGCGGAGCAGTTCATCGCCTCCGCCGGGGGAGAGGACGTGCTGCGAGTGGTCACGGTCACGGCGACGCGAGACGCAACGACCGCCTCGGTGATCGTGACCGGCACGACGATGAGCGTGGTCCCGGGCTGGACACCGCAGATCGTCCAGAGCGCATCGGCGCCCGTCGAGCGGGTGACGGGATGA
- a CDS encoding TadE/TadG family type IV pilus assembly protein, translated as MNGLLARARRRGGRPSDEGSTVVEVVILAPALALFLGLIVAGGRLAVAHQAVEAAAAQAARSASIARTQDEALTSAQAAAVSALGAQGLNCVASDVSVDVAGFATPAGTPASVGATVTCQVPLADTLPGLPGSVGVTATVRSALDTYRER; from the coding sequence ATGAACGGACTGCTCGCTCGGGCCCGACGTCGCGGCGGCCGTCCCTCGGACGAGGGGTCGACGGTCGTCGAGGTCGTCATCCTCGCCCCGGCTCTTGCCCTCTTCCTCGGTCTCATCGTCGCCGGCGGGCGGCTCGCCGTGGCCCACCAGGCGGTCGAGGCGGCTGCTGCCCAGGCCGCGCGGTCGGCGTCCATCGCGCGTACCCAGGACGAGGCGCTGACCTCAGCGCAGGCGGCGGCCGTCTCGGCGCTGGGTGCCCAGGGTCTGAACTGCGTCGCCAGCGACGTGAGCGTCGACGTCGCCGGCTTCGCCACACCGGCCGGGACGCCGGCCTCGGTCGGGGCGACCGTGACGTGCCAGGTTCCGCTCGCCGACACCCTGCCCGGCCTTCCTGGCTCGGTCGGTGTGACGGCCACGGTCCGCTCGGCCCTCGACACGTACCGAGAGCGGTGA
- a CDS encoding TadE/TadG family type IV pilus assembly protein, with protein sequence MSTTVVRRRFAQDDSERGSATIWMITTALTMVLLVGLAVDLGGQVLAKQHAQVVAFEAARAGGQQLQGPAAVLGQGAVVDPVLAVAAATTYIAGTPEVVGTASVVGDRVVVDTVTTYQTRFLSIVGIQQLTVTGHAEARTVRAVEGVVG encoded by the coding sequence ATGTCCACGACCGTCGTGCGCCGTCGGTTCGCCCAGGACGATTCCGAGCGTGGCTCGGCCACCATCTGGATGATCACGACCGCGCTGACGATGGTGCTGCTGGTCGGGCTGGCGGTGGACCTCGGTGGGCAGGTCCTGGCGAAGCAGCACGCACAGGTGGTCGCGTTCGAGGCGGCCCGCGCCGGAGGCCAGCAGCTCCAGGGTCCTGCTGCGGTGCTCGGCCAGGGGGCGGTGGTCGACCCGGTCCTCGCGGTCGCGGCCGCCACCACGTACATCGCGGGCACGCCCGAGGTCGTCGGCACGGCCAGCGTCGTCGGCGACCGCGTCGTGGTGGACACCGTGACGACCTACCAGACGCGGTTCTTGTCGATCGTCGGGATCCAGCAGCTCACCGTCACCGGCCACGCCGAGGCGCGGACCGTGCGCGCTGTGGAGGGAGTCGTCGGATGA